A window of the Astyanax mexicanus isolate ESR-SI-001 chromosome 22, AstMex3_surface, whole genome shotgun sequence genome harbors these coding sequences:
- the zgc:101858 gene encoding 3-oxoacyl-[acyl-carrier-protein] reductase FabG has protein sequence MSSADSYKVSSLKDKVTLITGASSGIGAGTALLFAKLGAQLALNGRDLDNLTKIAKECEECGSSKPLLVPGDLTNEDTVRKTVEQTISHFGRLDVLINSAGILAMGTIETADLAQYDKVMNVNVRSVFHLTQLCVPHLIKTKGSIVNVSSVNGQRSFPGVLPYCMSKSAIDQFTRCVALELACKQVRVNSVCPGVIVTEVHKRAGLDEEQYKQFLEKCKVTHALGRPGEVDEVAHSIAFLASDAATFITGVNLPVDGGRHAMCPR, from the exons ATGTCATCAGCGGACAGTTATAAA gtgagCTCCCTGAAGGATAAAGTCACTTTAATCACTGGAGCCAGTTCTGGGATTGGAGCTGGAACTGCGCTGCTCTTTGCCAAGCTCGGTGCCCAGCTGGCATTGAATGGCCGCGACCTGGATAACCTCACCAAAATCGCCAAAGAATGCGAGGAATGTGGGTCATCAAAG CCACTCTTGGTGCCAGGTGACCTGACCAATGAAGATACAGTACGTAAGACTGTTGAACAAACCATTTCTCACTTTGGAAGGCTGGATGTTCTCATCAACAGTGCAGGAATCCTTGCAATGGGCACTATAGAGACAGCAGACCTGGCACAATATGATAAAGTGATGAACGTAAATGTCAG atCAGTGTTTCACTTGACTCAGCTCTGTGTGCCTCACCTCATTAAAACGAAAGGCTCTATTGTAAATGTGTCCAGCGTAAATGGCCAGCGATCA TTTCCAGGAGTGCTTCCATACTGCATGTCCAAGTCCGCCATTGACCAGTTTACACGCTGTGTAGCACTTG AGTTGGCCTGTAAGCAAGTGAGAGTGAACTCTGTGTg CCCTGGAGTAATCGTTACAGAAGTCCATAAGCGTGCCGGATTGGATGAAGAACAATATAAACAG TTCCTGGAGAAGTGTAAGGTCACCCATGCTCTCGGCAGACCAGGTGAAGTGGATGAAGTGGCTCATTCTATTGCCTTCCTGGCATCGGATGCTGCAACCTTTATTACAGGAGTAAATCTTCCAGTGGACGGAGGCCGCCATGCCATGTGTCCACGGTAG